The DNA region CCGCCCTCGGCATAGCTGATGGGATCGACGTTCTCGCCCACCGCCAGGGCCGGAACACCCTGTTCTGCAGCGCTTTCCACGTTTCTGATGACGTTCTCTTCGAGCCCGAGACCGTTGTAGACGATCAGGTCCGCCGTCGTCATCGCCGCCGCGTCCTGGGCGGACACCCCGAATGAGTGTGGATCGGTGTTCGGTTGCATCAGGACCCGTACCGGCGCCGCGTCACCGACGACGTTACGAACCACGTCGCCCAGAATGTTGGTGGTGACGATGATCTCTCCGCTCGCAGCGGTGCTGCCGGTGCACGCCGTGATCAGGCTGGAGATCAGCGCGACGATCCAGACCAGCGGCCATCGACTCACCGCCCGGTCTCCACCATCAGGCCCGGACTGACTTCGGTGCTCAAGGTGCGGGCAAGGCGCAGGTCGTCGCCGTAGTCCACCTCGTACACCTCGCGCGCGCCAGCATTGTTGATGTACGCCCGGTCGGAGTCGATATCGATCACCGGTTGCGGGCCGGCGGTGGGAATCGCCTCGGCGAACAGCGCTACCCGGGTGGTCTCGGTGCGGGTGTTGACGTCATGGGAACTCAGTGTGCCGTCGCGGTGCAATACCAGGACGGTTCCGTCTCCGGCGGTGTTGGTGGCCACCGCGTCGGGGACCGGAATGACCGTCCACGCCCGTTGCCGGCTGTCCAGTACCCAGACCGTACCGTCGGACAATCCGGCGAACACGTCCGCGCGGTCGCGGTGGTCCAGTTGCTGCGGGCGCTGTGGCGGCGCGTCGGCAGGGAACGGCATCGCGGTGACTGTCAGGTCACCACTGCCGCCCGTCACCCGCACCGCGCCGGTGGCGCAACCGAAGACGACGGCGCGGCGAGTCGGCTGCGACCAGGAGGGGTCGGGGCATTCACCGGCGATGTCGGTGGCACCGGCGTCGTCGACAACCTGCATCCGTCCGGTCTGCGACACGGTGACCAGCCGGCTGCCGTAGGGCACCACGGCGGCGACGTCGTCGCCGACGCTGAGGTTGGCCGGAGCCTCGACCGAGCGCTGGCCCAGCTTCTCCCGGTCGAGCAGTTCCACGCCGTCGCCGGTGTGGACAGCCACCGTGGAATTACTGGCACCCACCGAGGTCACCGGTGCGTCGAGGGTGCCGACTTCACCGATGTCGCTGGCGAAGTAGTGATAGTGATCGCCGTGATCGAAGGTCCAGGCGCCGGCGTCGACGATGGTGGTGTTCTGACCCGTGCGCAGGTAAGCGAACCGACCGTCACCGGCGATCGATTCGACGGGCCCGAACGAACCCACACTGGTCTCGGCTTCGTCCACCGCGTCATAGACCGCGGTGTCCCCGGTTTCCGGATCGACCAGCACCAGCCTCGTCAGCGCGCCGTCGACCTCGCGCGCACCTTCCACCACCACCTCGTCGCCATCCGTGCCCGCCGGCTCCTGCGCCTCGGGCGAGGTGTCGCCGCCGGCGCACCCGGCCAGCAGGCACAGCGACGCCGCCGCTACCGAAGCGCGTTTCCAGTTCCTCGAGACGACCATGGTGATCAACGTCCGCTTTCTGCCCAGCACTTTGATGAGAGTTGAACCGAAGAACAGCAGCACAGCCACGCCGGCGATGGTGGCCCCGCCGGCGGTGCCGGCGTGCCAGGAGATCAGCAGTCCCAGGTAAACCGCCGCCGAACCGATGGCCGCGGCCAGCAGCATCACCCTGGGAATCGAGCGCGCCCATGCCAGTGCGGTCGCCGGCGGCGCGACCAGCAACCCCAGCACCAGCAGGGTGCCGACCACGTGAAACGACGCCACCATCGCCACCGCCATCAGCACGGTCAGCGCCGGGATGGCCAGGTGCGGCCGCAGTCCGAGCGTGGCGGCCTTGCGCGGGTCGAAGGTGACGGCGACGAACGCACGGTGGCCGATGATGATGGCCACCAACGTCAACACCAACGCGCCGGCGAGCACCGCCAGGTCCACAGTCCGCACCGCGAAGACGTCACCGAAGAGGAACGCAGTCAGGTCGACCGCGAAACTCTGTGAGCGCGAGACGATGATGACGCCCAGGGCAAGCATGCCCACCAGAAGCAGGCCGATACCGGTGTCCGAGGACAGTTTGGAGGAGCGCCCGATGGCCGCCACGCCGACAGCCATGGCCAGTGCTGCGACAATGCCGCCGATCATCAGGCTGATACCCATCAGTGCGGCCACTGCAACGCCGGGCAGCATGCCGTGTGTCATGGCTTCGCCGAGAAAAACACTGCCGCGCAACACAATCCAGCAACCAACCAGGGCGCACAGACACGCGGCGATCACACCGGCGACCAGAGCTCTGGTGACCACGTCCGCCTCGAACGGCGCAGTCCACCAAGCCAACGTCATGTCGTACACTTCTATCAGTAATGAAAACTGTTTTCAACAAGGTGACACCGGTCACCACGCCCCTTGAACTGCGGGGTGTGGATTACGGCTATCCGCAGACGCCGGTCTTCAACGACCTCACCGTGGCCCTGCAGCCGCGGCGATTCAGCGCGCTGGTTGGATCGAACGGATCCGGCAAATCGACGCTGCTCGGCCTGCTCGCGGGGGTGCTACGGCCCGAGCGCGGGGTGGTCGAGGTGGGCACCCGCAACATCGCGTTCGCGGTGCAGCGCAGCAAGGTCACCGACGACTTCCCGATCACAGCCGCCGAAGCGGTGATGATGGGACGCTGGCGCCACCTCGGGCTGCTGAAGCGTCCCACCCGCGCCGACCGCGCCGTGGTCGATCACTGGCTGCACGAACTGGGGCTGGACGATCTGAAGCGCCGCACCTTGGGCGAGCTGTCCGGGGGCCAACGCCAGCGTGTGCTGCTGGCACAGGCTTTCGCGCAACAGGCGCCACTGCTGCTGCTCGACGAGCCCACCACCGGCCTCGATGCGGCCTCGGCGGCGCTGGTGACAGCCACGCTGCACCACCTGGCCGACGGCGGCACCACCGTCATCGCCGCGACCCATGACGCCCAGATGATCGAGACCGCCGACTACTGCCTCAACCTCGACGAGACCGCGCCTCGAGGTCCCGCCGGCCCACAGCTAGTCAATGACGTTGAGCGGAAGGTCGATCACGCTTGACTGGCTTCGCACCGTGAGCACATAGCGACCGCTGATCGGCGCGGGGAAACTCAGCGGCAGGCAGAAGAACCCGATCTCGCCACCCAAACTGGATTCCGGGACGTCGATCTTGACAGCCCGGGACGCTCCGGACGGGTCGGTGATCGTCAGGTCCACCGAGGGCGCTTTGTCGAAGGGCTGCGGCTTGGTCAGCACGACCAGGGTGACCGGGACCATCCGGTCCGGACCGATCTGATACCTGTCGACCACGCCGCCGGCGACGTTGAGCTTGTTGTCGACCACCGAGGCAGATTCAGCAAGCAGCGCTCCTGTGACTATCACGTGGCCAACCTACATGGCGCCGAGTCGCTAGCGAGATACATTGCGGGTAAGCAATATTCGCACCCATGCATACCCGCGGCGGCACGTCTGGACAATCGATAGTGATCTCCGTCACACATTCGCTCAGGCTATACAACACCTTGCCGCGGGCACATCCACGCCTGGCCCGATCCGACTCCCCGCGCCGCCGCGGGCACTGGCTGCGCCTATGCCAGTTCCGGCATGCTTCGCCGTCGACCACACCGTCGCACTGCAACCACAGACACAACCGAGCCGTCCCGAATTATTTGCTATTTCAGCAAGTTTCGTATCGATTGATACCCCGAGCGTACCTGCGGATGTTGGTATCCGGTGCTACCTTCCCAGCCCTGG from Mycobacterium sp. SMC-4 includes:
- the aztB gene encoding zinc ABC transporter permease AztB, with translation MTLAWWTAPFEADVVTRALVAGVIAACLCALVGCWIVLRGSVFLGEAMTHGMLPGVAVAALMGISLMIGGIVAALAMAVGVAAIGRSSKLSSDTGIGLLLVGMLALGVIIVSRSQSFAVDLTAFLFGDVFAVRTVDLAVLAGALVLTLVAIIIGHRAFVAVTFDPRKAATLGLRPHLAIPALTVLMAVAMVASFHVVGTLLVLGLLVAPPATALAWARSIPRVMLLAAAIGSAAVYLGLLISWHAGTAGGATIAGVAVLLFFGSTLIKVLGRKRTLITMVVSRNWKRASVAAASLCLLAGCAGGDTSPEAQEPAGTDGDEVVVEGAREVDGALTRLVLVDPETGDTAVYDAVDEAETSVGSFGPVESIAGDGRFAYLRTGQNTTIVDAGAWTFDHGDHYHYFASDIGEVGTLDAPVTSVGASNSTVAVHTGDGVELLDREKLGQRSVEAPANLSVGDDVAAVVPYGSRLVTVSQTGRMQVVDDAGATDIAGECPDPSWSQPTRRAVVFGCATGAVRVTGGSGDLTVTAMPFPADAPPQRPQQLDHRDRADVFAGLSDGTVWVLDSRQRAWTVIPVPDAVATNTAGDGTVLVLHRDGTLSSHDVNTRTETTRVALFAEAIPTAGPQPVIDIDSDRAYINNAGAREVYEVDYGDDLRLARTLSTEVSPGLMVETGR
- the aztA gene encoding zinc ABC transporter ATP-binding protein AztA encodes the protein MKTVFNKVTPVTTPLELRGVDYGYPQTPVFNDLTVALQPRRFSALVGSNGSGKSTLLGLLAGVLRPERGVVEVGTRNIAFAVQRSKVTDDFPITAAEAVMMGRWRHLGLLKRPTRADRAVVDHWLHELGLDDLKRRTLGELSGGQRQRVLLAQAFAQQAPLLLLDEPTTGLDAASAALVTATLHHLADGGTTVIAATHDAQMIETADYCLNLDETAPRGPAGPQLVNDVERKVDHA